Proteins encoded together in one Kutzneria kofuensis window:
- a CDS encoding TetR/AcrR family transcriptional regulator produces MTRPLRADSERTVRAILDAADRVLAENPAATLQQIADAAGVARTTVHRRFASREALLDALVQDMLEQMEAVIDDSRPDTAPPLVALHELSAGYIRVKSRWRIADAHPSAAHEDVVERIKAKNRALFQRLADTGTIAPDTDLDWAIRVFFALLHEAIERRAATGNEPDTLAALVTSTLVGGLRGV; encoded by the coding sequence GTGACCCGACCGCTGCGTGCCGACTCCGAACGGACGGTGCGCGCCATCCTCGACGCCGCCGACCGGGTGCTGGCCGAGAACCCGGCCGCGACGCTGCAGCAGATCGCCGACGCCGCCGGCGTCGCGCGCACCACCGTGCACCGGCGCTTCGCCAGCCGCGAGGCGCTGCTGGACGCGCTCGTGCAGGACATGTTGGAGCAGATGGAGGCGGTGATCGACGACAGCCGGCCGGACACCGCGCCGCCGCTGGTCGCGCTGCACGAGCTGAGCGCCGGCTACATCCGGGTGAAGAGCCGCTGGCGGATCGCCGACGCCCATCCCTCCGCCGCGCACGAGGACGTCGTCGAACGGATCAAGGCCAAGAACCGCGCCCTGTTCCAGCGGCTGGCCGACACCGGCACCATCGCCCCGGACACCGACCTCGACTGGGCCATCCGGGTCTTCTTCGCGCTCCTGCACGAGGCGATCGAGCGGCGCGCGGCCACCGGCAACGAGCCCGACACCCTCGCGGCGCTGGTCACCTCCACCCTGGTCGGTGGGCTGCGCGGGGTGTGA
- the nudC gene encoding NAD(+) diphosphatase, protein MIPYSGLRLDRASDRRSDPDWIAALRARPGARVLPFWQDRYAPDSEPHGEEVFLGLDGEDGAFAVELAEEPASTVDVRALFGDVSAQESAMLVYAKALLHWNRNQRFCGACGGGTRPRHGGNVRDCLDCGRELFPRIEPAVIVLVEHGDRALFGRNARADRFSTLAGFVELGESLEDAVRREVAEEAGVAVGDVSYVGSQPWPFPAGLMVAFRAVALSDVINVDGEELAEARWLTREQVREQHMPRLRDSIGAHLIETWLSTPRAL, encoded by the coding sequence GTGATCCCCTACAGCGGGCTGCGGCTCGACCGTGCCAGTGACCGTCGGTCCGATCCGGACTGGATCGCCGCCCTGCGGGCCCGGCCGGGCGCCCGGGTGCTGCCGTTCTGGCAGGACCGGTACGCGCCGGACAGCGAGCCCCACGGCGAGGAGGTGTTCCTCGGCCTCGACGGTGAGGACGGCGCGTTCGCGGTGGAGCTGGCCGAGGAGCCGGCGTCCACGGTGGACGTGCGGGCACTGTTCGGTGACGTCAGCGCCCAGGAGTCGGCGATGCTGGTGTACGCCAAGGCGCTGCTGCACTGGAACCGGAACCAGCGGTTCTGCGGCGCGTGCGGTGGCGGGACCAGGCCCCGGCACGGCGGCAACGTCCGGGACTGCCTCGACTGCGGGCGGGAGCTGTTCCCGCGGATCGAGCCGGCGGTGATCGTTCTCGTCGAACACGGCGACCGGGCGCTGTTCGGCCGGAACGCGCGGGCGGACCGGTTCTCCACCCTGGCCGGCTTCGTCGAGCTCGGCGAGAGCCTGGAGGACGCGGTGCGGCGGGAGGTCGCCGAGGAGGCCGGCGTCGCCGTCGGTGACGTGTCGTACGTCGGCTCGCAGCCGTGGCCGTTCCCGGCCGGTCTGATGGTCGCGTTCCGGGCGGTCGCGCTCTCCGACGTCATCAACGTCGACGGCGAGGAGCTGGCCGAGGCCCGCTGGCTGACCCGGGAGCAGGTCCGCGAGCAGCACATGCCCCGGCTGCGGGACTCGATCGGCGCCCACTTGATCGAAACATGGCTCTCGACCCCGCGCGCTTTGTGA
- a CDS encoding CBS domain-containing protein, giving the protein MRIADVLRSKGSSVATVPPWTTVTELVGELAKHNIGAVVVLTPEGVAGIVSERDVVRRLAERGPALLDRPVSEIMTTSVFTCTPDDTVETLSVLMTERRIRHVPVLDNGRLAGIVSIGDVVKRQISKLQEEQAQLEQYIIQG; this is encoded by the coding sequence ATGCGGATCGCGGACGTCCTGCGGAGCAAAGGGTCGAGCGTGGCCACCGTGCCACCATGGACCACGGTCACCGAGCTGGTCGGTGAACTGGCCAAACACAACATCGGCGCGGTTGTCGTGCTGACGCCCGAGGGGGTGGCCGGCATCGTCTCCGAGCGCGACGTGGTCCGGCGGCTCGCCGAGCGCGGCCCGGCGCTGCTGGACCGGCCGGTGTCGGAGATCATGACCACCTCGGTGTTCACCTGCACGCCGGACGACACCGTCGAGACCCTGTCGGTGCTCATGACCGAGCGGCGCATCCGGCACGTGCCGGTGCTGGACAACGGCCGGCTGGCCGGCATCGTCAGCATCGGCGACGTGGTGAAGCGCCAGATCAGCAAGCTCCAGGAGGAGCAGGCCCAGCTGGAGCAGTACATCATCCAGGGCTGA
- a CDS encoding helix-turn-helix domain-containing protein yields MTTAEIRQRPVGELLRQWREHRRLSQLELSNQAEVSTRHLSFLETGRSTPSRDMVLHLADRLNVPLRERNTLLVSAGYAPVYTRTSLDSPELAPVRAAVRQILTGHDPYPAVVVDRYWNLLDANASASFLTAGAAEHLVGPSTNVLRLALHPEGMAPQIANLGEWRAHLLGQLRRQLDAVADPELTELYRELKSYPCDDEEPDIELMPGPNNLIVPLRIRRCDVELSFFSTIATFGTPLDVTVAELVIESFFPADDVTRKFMTSL; encoded by the coding sequence ATGACGACGGCGGAGATCAGGCAGCGGCCGGTGGGGGAGCTGCTGCGGCAGTGGCGGGAGCACCGCCGGCTGAGCCAGCTGGAGTTGTCGAACCAGGCTGAGGTGTCGACCCGGCACCTCAGCTTCCTGGAGACGGGCCGGTCGACGCCGAGCCGGGACATGGTGCTGCACCTGGCCGACCGGCTGAACGTGCCGCTACGGGAGCGGAACACGCTGCTGGTGTCGGCCGGCTACGCGCCGGTCTACACGAGGACGTCGCTCGACTCGCCGGAGCTGGCGCCGGTGCGGGCGGCGGTCCGGCAGATCCTCACCGGCCACGACCCGTACCCGGCGGTGGTGGTGGACCGCTACTGGAACCTGCTCGACGCCAACGCGAGCGCGTCGTTCCTGACCGCCGGGGCGGCGGAGCACCTGGTCGGTCCCTCGACGAACGTGCTGCGGCTGGCGCTGCACCCGGAGGGCATGGCGCCGCAGATCGCCAACCTGGGGGAGTGGCGGGCGCACCTGCTCGGTCAGCTGCGGCGGCAGCTGGACGCCGTCGCGGATCCGGAGCTGACCGAGTTGTACCGGGAGCTGAAGTCCTACCCGTGCGACGACGAGGAGCCGGACATCGAACTGATGCCGGGCCCCAACAACCTGATCGTGCCGCTGCGGATCCGGCGCTGCGACGTGGAACTGTCGTTCTTCAGCACGATCGCCACCTTCGGCACGCCGCTGGACGTGACGGTCGCCGAGCTGGTGATCGAGTCGTTCTTCCCGGCCGACGACGTCACGCGGAAGTTCATGACCAGCTTGTGA
- a CDS encoding DUF917 domain-containing protein, with protein sequence MHLAGGRLRDFARGCDALGGGGGGQARYALPLAAHAVELTGPVQVVQPAELPPDGLVMPCTFLGAPAIGAERIGTCREAATIRVHIERHFGKPVVAMLCNEIGGFHGAASVALAAHAGLPMLDADGMGRAFPGMSRVAMHLAGVTPDPVVLADEHDRVVAVHAGDGWAERMARSVVVGFGDRGVSSEYVMTVDQVADAVITGSVGKALRIGELIGEAASVPDAARAIVAEFDGLLIAEGRVTAALPEPGRHTPATIEGTGADSGRTLRLEAGHEYLAVIEDGEVLATVPDIITVFDTYTGEALGAGELRYGQRVVAVALPCPDVWRTPAGLDLVGPAAFGLDLPYRPVAAS encoded by the coding sequence ATGCACCTGGCCGGGGGACGCCTGCGCGACTTCGCGCGGGGCTGCGACGCGCTCGGGGGCGGGGGTGGAGGGCAGGCGCGCTATGCGCTGCCGCTGGCCGCCCACGCCGTCGAGCTGACCGGCCCGGTCCAGGTGGTGCAGCCGGCCGAGCTGCCCCCGGACGGCCTGGTGATGCCGTGCACGTTCCTCGGCGCGCCGGCGATCGGGGCGGAGCGGATCGGCACCTGCCGCGAGGCCGCCACCATCCGCGTGCACATCGAGCGGCACTTCGGCAAGCCGGTCGTGGCCATGCTGTGCAACGAGATCGGCGGCTTCCACGGCGCCGCGTCGGTCGCGCTCGCCGCCCACGCCGGCCTGCCGATGCTGGACGCGGACGGCATGGGGCGGGCGTTCCCCGGCATGTCCCGGGTGGCGATGCACCTGGCCGGCGTCACCCCGGACCCCGTCGTCCTGGCCGACGAGCACGACCGCGTCGTCGCCGTGCACGCGGGCGACGGCTGGGCGGAGCGGATGGCCCGCTCGGTGGTCGTCGGCTTCGGCGACCGCGGCGTGAGCAGCGAGTACGTGATGACGGTCGACCAGGTCGCCGACGCCGTCATCACCGGCTCCGTCGGCAAGGCGCTGCGAATCGGCGAGCTGATCGGCGAGGCGGCGTCCGTGCCGGATGCGGCGCGGGCGATCGTCGCCGAGTTCGACGGCCTGCTGATCGCCGAGGGCCGGGTCACCGCGGCGCTGCCGGAGCCCGGCCGGCACACGCCGGCGACGATCGAGGGCACCGGCGCGGACAGCGGCCGCACGCTGCGGCTGGAGGCCGGGCACGAATACCTCGCCGTCATCGAGGACGGCGAGGTGCTCGCGACCGTGCCGGACATCATCACCGTCTTCGACACGTACACCGGCGAGGCGCTCGGCGCCGGTGAACTGCGCTACGGCCAGCGCGTGGTGGCGGTGGCGCTGCCGT
- a CDS encoding aldo/keto reductase, producing MQMRVLGGTGIKVSPYCFGAMNFGAWANSDHDEAAAIINAALDAGINFVDTADVYSAGESEEIVGKAIKGRRDDVVLATKFHGKMGEDVNHQGASRRWIMHEVENSLRRLDTDYIDVYQIHRPDPDTDIEETLSALTDLVRAGKIRAFGSSTFPAELIVEAQWASQRRGFERLRTEQPPYSVLNRTIETAVLPTTQRYSMGVLVWSPLAMGWLAGKYRNGVDMSTGRAKIVPAMYDQALPANVRKAEAVEELAKIAADAGCSLTHLAMAFSIAHPGVTSAIIGPRTREQLDDLLAGADLVLDDETLDRIDEVVAPGTAINAEDSFYTPREVSEISLRRRPVATRSAA from the coding sequence ATGCAGATGCGGGTATTGGGCGGGACCGGGATCAAGGTCAGCCCGTACTGCTTCGGTGCCATGAACTTCGGCGCCTGGGCGAACTCCGACCACGACGAGGCGGCGGCGATCATCAACGCCGCGCTGGACGCCGGCATCAACTTCGTCGACACCGCCGACGTCTACTCGGCCGGCGAGTCGGAGGAGATCGTCGGCAAGGCGATCAAGGGCCGGCGCGACGACGTCGTGCTGGCCACCAAGTTCCACGGCAAGATGGGCGAGGACGTCAACCACCAGGGCGCGTCACGCCGCTGGATCATGCACGAGGTGGAGAACAGCCTGCGCCGGCTGGACACCGACTACATCGACGTCTACCAGATCCACCGGCCCGACCCGGACACCGACATCGAGGAGACCCTGTCCGCGCTGACCGACCTGGTGCGCGCCGGCAAGATCCGGGCGTTCGGCTCGTCGACGTTCCCGGCCGAGCTGATCGTGGAGGCGCAGTGGGCCTCGCAGCGGCGGGGCTTCGAACGGCTGCGCACCGAGCAGCCGCCGTACTCCGTCCTCAACCGGACCATCGAGACGGCGGTGCTGCCGACGACCCAGCGCTACAGCATGGGCGTGCTGGTGTGGAGCCCGCTGGCGATGGGCTGGCTGGCCGGCAAGTACCGCAACGGCGTCGACATGAGCACCGGTCGGGCCAAGATCGTGCCCGCGATGTACGACCAGGCGCTGCCGGCGAACGTGCGCAAGGCCGAGGCGGTCGAGGAGCTGGCCAAGATCGCGGCGGACGCCGGCTGTTCGCTGACGCACTTGGCGATGGCCTTCAGCATCGCCCACCCGGGCGTGACGTCGGCGATCATCGGCCCGCGTACCCGTGAGCAGCTCGACGACCTGCTCGCCGGCGCGGACCTCGTGTTGGACGACGAGACGCTCGACCGGATCGACGAAGTGGTCGCGCCGGGCACCGCGATCAACGCCGAGGACTCCTTCTACACGCCCCGTGAGGTCAGCGAGATCTCGTTGCGGCGACGGCCCGTCGCAACCCGTTCGGCCGCCTGA
- a CDS encoding GNAT family N-acetyltransferase, with protein sequence MTQVRVAEAGELAGLVAVEDAADQLFGAYGIVFPPSPDIDRVADPADVFVVGRPAVGFAHVGDVDDGLHLHQLAVHPDHGRRGLGTDLLAAVFGRAAGRAVTLTTFRHIPWNEPWYRERGFTEVTAFGPELRRIVEGERWLRDLGERVTLTSKVMVRATSRG encoded by the coding sequence GTGACACAGGTGCGGGTGGCCGAGGCCGGCGAGCTGGCCGGTCTCGTGGCCGTCGAGGACGCGGCCGACCAGCTGTTCGGCGCGTACGGGATCGTGTTCCCGCCGAGCCCGGACATCGACCGGGTCGCCGACCCGGCGGACGTGTTCGTCGTCGGCCGGCCGGCGGTCGGCTTCGCCCACGTCGGCGACGTCGACGACGGCCTGCACCTGCACCAACTGGCCGTGCACCCGGATCACGGGCGCCGCGGCCTGGGCACCGACCTGCTGGCGGCCGTCTTCGGGCGCGCCGCCGGCAGGGCGGTCACGCTCACCACGTTCCGGCACATCCCGTGGAACGAGCCCTGGTACCGGGAACGCGGCTTCACCGAGGTGACGGCGTTCGGCCCGGAGCTCAGGCGCATCGTCGAGGGCGAGCGGTGGCTGCGTGACCTGGGGGAACGCGTGACCCTTACGTCCAAGGTAATGGTCCGGGCGACCTCGCGTGGGTAG
- a CDS encoding DUF2293 domain-containing protein yields MQLSTRVRTIAETLVSRRGRVSFLEVLVELGWVHQKNVDSWRRGELDPLSKAVSVDDDKLLEAAEVFRLWGGSGFNLNTAPHVSATRDRRALRFTADRDTEWVHLRCSKADARPATDEKVPDLVVLEAREEFRCEECGSPDEWLMMDAGAAICMGCADLDHLVFLKAGNATLSRRARKESGLAAIVVRPDPRRRNRIWRVGILVEPAALDRAEQQCLDDEELRARRRVKDAERRELLDEKFMGQFAVEIRLLFPKIPAERADAIARHTALRGSGRVGRSAAGRALDERAVRHAVVASVRHEDTDYDALLMKGVPRQEARDRIWQRIDEVLTSWS; encoded by the coding sequence ATGCAGTTGAGCACGCGAGTGCGGACCATCGCGGAAACCCTGGTGAGCCGCCGCGGTCGGGTGTCGTTCCTGGAGGTCCTGGTCGAGCTCGGCTGGGTGCACCAGAAGAACGTGGACAGCTGGCGGCGCGGCGAGCTCGACCCGCTGTCCAAGGCCGTCTCCGTGGACGACGACAAGCTGCTGGAGGCGGCGGAGGTGTTCCGGCTGTGGGGCGGCAGTGGATTCAACCTGAACACCGCCCCGCACGTCTCGGCCACTCGCGACCGCCGCGCCCTGCGCTTCACCGCCGACCGCGACACCGAGTGGGTGCATCTGCGCTGCAGCAAGGCGGACGCACGCCCGGCCACCGATGAGAAGGTGCCGGACCTCGTCGTGCTGGAGGCGCGCGAGGAGTTCCGGTGCGAGGAGTGCGGCAGCCCCGACGAGTGGCTGATGATGGACGCCGGCGCCGCGATCTGCATGGGTTGCGCCGACCTGGACCACCTGGTGTTCCTCAAGGCCGGCAACGCGACGCTGAGCCGCCGCGCCCGCAAGGAGAGCGGCCTGGCGGCGATCGTCGTCCGGCCGGATCCGCGCCGCCGCAACCGGATCTGGCGGGTGGGCATCCTGGTCGAGCCGGCCGCGCTCGACCGCGCCGAGCAGCAGTGCCTCGACGACGAGGAGCTGCGCGCCCGGCGCCGGGTCAAGGACGCGGAGCGCCGCGAGCTGCTCGACGAGAAGTTCATGGGCCAGTTCGCGGTCGAGATCCGGCTGCTGTTCCCGAAGATCCCGGCCGAGCGGGCGGACGCCATCGCCCGGCACACGGCTCTGCGTGGCAGCGGCCGGGTCGGGCGGTCCGCGGCCGGGCGGGCGCTGGACGAGCGAGCGGTCCGGCACGCCGTCGTCGCCTCGGTACGACACGAGGACACCGACTACGACGCCCTGCTGATGAAGGGCGTGCCTCGTCAGGAGGCGCGGGACCGGATCTGGCAGCGCATCGACGAGGTGCTCACAAGCTGGTCATGA